From Paucidesulfovibrio gracilis DSM 16080, a single genomic window includes:
- a CDS encoding pyridoxal phosphate-dependent aminotransferase: protein MRILSQQISTYLERASWIRKMFETGAKLKQQFGEDAVCDFSLGNPDLPPPPAMAQAVRELADQADQPMIFGYMPNAGYPFAREALAEHLGREQNVDLQADDLIITCGAAGGLNALYRAILEPGDEVVCIAPYFVEYGFYAENSGATLKPVPARKEDFAPDLDALEAAISDKTRVLLVNSPNNPTGAVYTEEQMRALGELLARKSEGRERPIFLLLDEPYRFLTYDGVQAPAALGMYPYTVLCSSFSKNLALAGERVGYVALNPAMPEKAELMAGLVLTNRILGFVNAPAIGQRLMVKSLGSQVDTSVYAERRAAMAAVLDQAGMTYAMPKGAFYFFPQVPGSDDDVAFCAALQEERILAVPGRGFGMPGFVRLSFCCDKAIIDRSAEGFARAVQNFRASAGA, encoded by the coding sequence ATGCGTATTTTGTCCCAACAAATCAGCACGTACCTGGAACGGGCCTCGTGGATTCGAAAAATGTTCGAGACCGGAGCCAAACTGAAACAGCAATTCGGCGAGGACGCGGTATGCGACTTCAGCCTGGGCAATCCCGACCTGCCCCCGCCGCCCGCCATGGCACAGGCCGTTCGCGAGCTGGCCGATCAAGCCGATCAACCCATGATCTTCGGATACATGCCCAACGCGGGCTACCCCTTTGCGCGGGAGGCTCTGGCAGAGCATCTCGGGCGTGAACAAAACGTGGACCTGCAGGCCGATGATCTGATCATCACCTGCGGTGCGGCCGGAGGACTCAACGCCCTGTACCGGGCCATTCTGGAGCCGGGCGACGAAGTGGTCTGCATTGCCCCTTATTTTGTGGAATACGGTTTTTATGCCGAAAATTCCGGCGCAACGCTCAAGCCCGTGCCTGCCCGCAAAGAGGATTTTGCTCCAGACCTGGACGCGCTGGAAGCCGCCATCTCGGACAAGACACGCGTGCTGCTGGTGAACTCGCCCAACAACCCCACGGGCGCGGTCTACACTGAAGAACAGATGCGCGCCCTGGGCGAACTGCTGGCCCGCAAGTCCGAGGGCCGGGAACGTCCCATCTTCCTGCTGCTGGACGAGCCGTATCGGTTCCTGACGTATGACGGTGTGCAGGCGCCCGCGGCCCTGGGCATGTATCCCTACACCGTGCTGTGCAGCTCTTTTTCCAAGAATTTGGCCCTTGCCGGTGAGCGCGTGGGCTACGTGGCCCTGAATCCGGCCATGCCGGAGAAAGCCGAACTCATGGCCGGGCTGGTGCTCACCAATCGGATTTTGGGATTTGTGAACGCCCCCGCCATCGGGCAACGGTTGATGGTCAAGTCTCTGGGTTCCCAGGTGGATACTTCGGTGTACGCCGAGCGCCGTGCGGCCATGGCCGCTGTGCTGGATCAGGCCGGCATGACCTACGCCATGCCCAAGGGAGCGTTTTACTTCTTCCCGCAGGTGCCGGGCAGCGACGACGACGTGGCCTTTTGCGCGGCATTGCAGGAGGAGCGCATCCTGGCCGTTCCCGGACGGGGATTCGGCATGCCCGGGTTCGTGCGCTTGTCCTTCTGCTGCGACAAGGCCATCATCGACCGAAGCGCTGAAGGCTTCGCCCGTGCGGTACAAAACTTCCGAGCCTCGGCAGGAGCGTAA